The Azospirillum baldaniorum genome contains a region encoding:
- a CDS encoding primosomal protein N', which translates to MRENSARSGARSGGAAQALLPGTVPPDTDPRVRVLLPLPLREAYDYRVPAGMTLVPGDYVEVPLGPRRVLGVVWGDGAGVVEAARLKPVVRRFDVPPMPEVERKFVEWVAAYTMTPPGHVLRMAISVPSALEPAKAMLAYLRKPDAEPPPGFKMTDPRRRVLALLDDGPPRTPAELAEEAGCGVTVVRGLAEAGLLEPVLLQPTKLGRPDCHRPGPTLSADQEAAAADLRARVESGVYSTVLLDGVTGSGKTEVYYEAIAAALKAGKQALVLLPEIALSAQWLERFARRFGAPPAEWHSELTGAQRRDTWRAVANGEVPVVVGARSALFLPYKNLGVIIIDEEHDSAYKQEEGSIYHARDMAVARAHIGGIPTVLVSATPSLETKVNADSNRYARIELPGRHGGAVLPDVELVDLRKDRPPARHWLAPSLKKAIEQTLAEKEQVMLFLNRRGYAPLTLCRACGHRLQCPNCTAWLVEHRLARKLQCHHCGLSQPLSPTCPECGEEGTLAACGPGVERIAEEVAELFPDARAAIMASDTLFGPRAIQEMVRRIADHELDILIGTQVMAKGHHFPMLTLVGVVDADLGLAGGDLRAGERTYQLLHQVAGRAGRGERPGRVMLQTYMPEHPVMQALAAGDRDGFYQLEAEMRLEAGMPPFGRLAALIVSGEDAAAVEKLSIALGRAAPRSDTVAVLGPAPAPLALLRGRHRRRLLLKAPRTVQVQPLIAQWLEQVEIPPNVRVQVDVDPYSFL; encoded by the coding sequence ATGCGTGAAAATTCCGCCAGATCCGGGGCCCGTTCCGGGGGAGCCGCGCAGGCCCTTCTGCCGGGTACGGTCCCGCCGGACACGGACCCGCGCGTCCGCGTGCTGCTGCCGCTGCCGCTGCGCGAGGCCTACGATTACCGCGTGCCCGCCGGAATGACCCTCGTCCCCGGCGATTACGTCGAGGTTCCGCTGGGGCCGCGCCGCGTGCTCGGGGTGGTGTGGGGCGACGGCGCCGGAGTCGTGGAGGCCGCGCGGCTGAAGCCGGTGGTCCGCCGCTTCGACGTGCCGCCGATGCCGGAGGTCGAGCGCAAGTTCGTGGAGTGGGTCGCGGCCTACACCATGACGCCGCCGGGCCATGTGCTGCGCATGGCGATCAGCGTGCCTTCGGCGCTGGAGCCGGCGAAGGCCATGCTCGCCTACCTGCGCAAGCCCGACGCGGAGCCGCCCCCCGGCTTCAAGATGACCGACCCGCGGCGGCGCGTGCTGGCCCTGCTGGACGACGGCCCGCCGCGCACCCCGGCGGAGCTGGCGGAGGAGGCCGGCTGCGGCGTCACCGTGGTGCGCGGGCTGGCCGAGGCCGGGCTGCTGGAGCCGGTGCTGCTCCAGCCGACCAAGCTCGGGCGGCCCGACTGCCACCGCCCCGGCCCCACTTTGTCAGCCGACCAGGAGGCCGCGGCGGCCGACCTGCGCGCCCGCGTCGAGTCCGGCGTCTATTCCACCGTGCTGCTCGACGGGGTGACCGGCTCCGGCAAGACCGAGGTCTATTACGAGGCGATCGCCGCCGCCCTGAAGGCGGGCAAGCAGGCGCTGGTTCTGCTTCCGGAAATCGCCCTGTCGGCGCAGTGGCTGGAGCGCTTCGCCCGCCGCTTCGGCGCGCCGCCGGCGGAGTGGCATTCCGAGCTGACCGGGGCGCAGCGCCGCGACACCTGGAGGGCGGTGGCGAACGGCGAGGTGCCGGTGGTGGTCGGCGCCCGTTCCGCCCTGTTCCTGCCCTACAAGAACCTCGGCGTCATCATCATCGACGAGGAGCACGACTCCGCCTACAAGCAGGAGGAGGGGTCGATCTACCACGCCCGCGACATGGCCGTCGCCCGGGCGCATATCGGCGGCATCCCCACCGTGCTGGTCTCCGCCACGCCGTCGCTGGAGACCAAGGTCAACGCCGACAGCAACCGCTACGCCCGCATCGAGCTGCCGGGCCGTCACGGCGGCGCCGTGCTGCCCGACGTGGAACTGGTGGACCTGCGCAAGGACCGGCCGCCGGCCCGCCACTGGCTGGCCCCGTCGCTGAAGAAGGCCATCGAGCAGACGCTGGCGGAGAAGGAGCAGGTGATGCTGTTCCTCAACCGCCGCGGCTACGCCCCGCTGACGCTGTGCCGGGCCTGCGGGCACCGGCTGCAATGCCCCAACTGCACGGCGTGGCTGGTCGAGCACCGGCTGGCGCGCAAGCTCCAATGCCACCATTGCGGCCTGTCGCAGCCGCTCTCCCCAACCTGCCCGGAATGCGGCGAGGAGGGCACGCTGGCGGCCTGCGGTCCGGGCGTGGAGCGCATCGCCGAGGAGGTGGCGGAGCTGTTCCCCGACGCCCGTGCCGCCATCATGGCGTCGGACACGCTGTTCGGCCCCCGCGCCATCCAGGAGATGGTCCGGCGGATCGCCGACCACGAGCTGGACATCCTGATCGGCACCCAGGTGATGGCGAAGGGCCACCATTTCCCCATGCTGACCCTGGTCGGGGTGGTGGACGCGGACCTCGGGCTGGCCGGCGGCGATTTGCGGGCGGGGGAGCGGACCTACCAGCTCCTCCATCAGGTGGCCGGGCGCGCCGGGCGCGGCGAGCGGCCGGGGCGGGTGATGCTGCAGACCTACATGCCGGAGCATCCGGTGATGCAGGCGCTGGCCGCCGGGGACCGCGACGGCTTCTACCAGCTGGAGGCGGAGATGCGGCTGGAGGCCGGAATGCCGCCCTTCGGACGGCTGGCCGCCCTGATCGTGTCGGGGGAGGACGCGGCGGCGGTGGAGAAGCTGTCCATAGCCCTGGGGCGCGCGGCGCCGCGCAGCGACACCGTCGCCGTGCTGGGTCCGGCCCCGGCGCCGCTGGCCCTGCTGCGCGGGCGTCACCGGCGGCGTCTGCTGCTAAAGGCGCCGCGCACCGTTCAGGTGCAACCCCTGATCGCCCAGTGGCTGGAGCAGGTGGAAATTCCACCCAACGTGCGCGTGCAGGTGGATGTGGACCCCTACAGCTTCCTGTAA
- a CDS encoding alpha/beta fold hydrolase, whose protein sequence is MFEGFTRHRIATDGAEIHTLVGGEGPPLLLLHGFPQCHALWNRVAPRLAERFTVVLTDLRGYGQSSKPPGDSAHETYCKRTNGRDQVAVMAALGFDRFRLAGHDRGARVAHRLVLDHPDRVERVAFLDVVPTLEVFARIDQRMATAYYHWFFLIQPNNLAERLIGSDPDFYLGQVLGSIGSSADIFEPEAMEAYRTAFRDPATVHAMCEDYRAAASIDLEHDREDRAAGRKVEGPALFLWGRNSAVGRLYDDPLGIWRGYAPAIAGHVMPAGHFIPEEAPEETAQALLNFFTE, encoded by the coding sequence ATGTTCGAAGGGTTCACCCGACACCGCATCGCCACCGACGGCGCCGAGATCCACACGCTGGTCGGTGGCGAGGGGCCGCCGCTCCTTCTGCTTCATGGGTTTCCGCAGTGTCACGCCCTGTGGAACCGGGTCGCGCCGCGGCTGGCCGAGCGCTTCACCGTGGTGCTGACCGACCTGAGGGGGTACGGCCAATCGTCGAAGCCGCCGGGCGATTCCGCGCACGAGACCTACTGCAAACGCACCAACGGGCGCGATCAGGTGGCGGTGATGGCCGCGCTGGGCTTCGACCGCTTCCGGCTGGCCGGGCACGACCGCGGCGCGCGGGTGGCCCACCGGCTCGTCCTCGACCACCCCGACCGGGTCGAGCGCGTCGCCTTCCTCGACGTGGTGCCGACGCTGGAGGTCTTCGCCCGCATCGACCAGCGCATGGCGACCGCCTATTACCACTGGTTCTTCCTGATCCAGCCCAACAATCTGGCGGAACGGCTGATCGGGTCGGATCCGGATTTCTACCTGGGGCAGGTGCTCGGCTCCATCGGCAGCAGCGCCGACATCTTCGAGCCGGAGGCGATGGAGGCCTACCGCACCGCCTTCCGCGACCCCGCCACCGTCCACGCCATGTGCGAGGACTACCGCGCCGCGGCGAGCATCGACCTGGAGCACGACCGCGAGGACCGCGCGGCGGGGCGCAAGGTGGAAGGACCGGCCCTGTTCCTGTGGGGCCGCAACAGCGCGGTCGGGCGCCTGTACGACGACCCGCTGGGCATCTGGCGCGGCTACGCCCCGGCCATCGCGGGCCATGTGATGCCCGCCGGCCACTTCATCCCCGAGGAGGCGCCGGAGGAAACCGCGCAGGCGCTGCTGAATTTCTTCACGGAGTGA
- the fsa gene encoding fructose-6-phosphate aldolase → MKFFVDTADIAEIRDLADTGLLDGVTTNPSLVAKTGRSFLDLVAEICDVVDGPVSAEVASTDFETMLAEGKKLAKIADNVTVKVPLTPAGLKTCKALSSEGTMVNVTLCFSPAQAILAAKAGASFVSPFVGRLDDIGQDGMGLIADIVEIYSNYDYFKTEVLVASIRNPIHIVDSARLGAHVVTAPPSVLKQLFNHPLTDKGLAQFVADWQKTGQSIL, encoded by the coding sequence ATGAAGTTCTTCGTTGACACCGCCGACATCGCCGAGATCCGCGATCTGGCCGACACGGGCCTGCTGGACGGTGTTACCACCAACCCCTCCCTCGTCGCCAAGACCGGTCGCAGCTTCCTCGACCTCGTGGCCGAAATTTGTGATGTGGTGGACGGCCCGGTCAGCGCCGAGGTGGCGTCCACCGACTTCGAGACCATGCTGGCGGAAGGAAAGAAGCTTGCCAAGATCGCCGACAACGTCACGGTCAAGGTTCCGCTGACCCCGGCCGGCCTGAAGACCTGCAAGGCGCTGTCCTCCGAAGGCACGATGGTCAACGTCACTCTGTGCTTCTCCCCGGCGCAGGCGATCCTGGCCGCCAAGGCCGGCGCCAGCTTCGTGTCGCCCTTCGTCGGCCGCCTGGACGACATCGGGCAGGACGGCATGGGCCTGATCGCCGACATCGTGGAGATTTACAGCAATTACGATTACTTCAAGACCGAGGTGCTGGTCGCCTCGATCCGCAACCCGATCCACATCGTCGACTCCGCCCGCCTGGGCGCCCATGTCGTCACCGCCCCGCCGTCGGTGCTGAAGCAACTCTTCAACCATCCGCTGACCGACAAGGGCCTCGCCCAGTTCGTCGCCGATTGGCAGAAGACCGGCCAGTCCATCCTCTGA
- a CDS encoding entericidin A/B family lipoprotein has product MRSLKKLVLFAALGAALTTSLAACNTVEGMGEDVQAGGRAMERSSDSVQKKM; this is encoded by the coding sequence ATGCGTAGCCTGAAGAAGCTCGTCCTTTTCGCCGCTCTGGGTGCCGCCCTGACCACCAGCCTCGCCGCCTGCAACACCGTCGAAGGCATGGGTGAGGACGTGCAGGCCGGCGGCCGCGCCATGGAGCGCTCGTCGGACAGCGTCCAGAAGAAGATGTGA
- the lpdA gene encoding dihydrolipoyl dehydrogenase, with product MAESTFDVVVVGGGPGGYVCAIRAAQLGFKVACVEKRSALGGTCLNVGCIPSKALLAASEKYEEAKHGLAKFGIKVDGVELDLPGMLSHKDKVVKENTGGIEFLFKKNKIAWLKGAGRITAPNTVEVEGVGTITASKAIVIATGSEVTPLPGIEIDEQKIVSSTGALELPEVPKRLVVIGGGVIGLELGSVWGRLGAEVTVVEFLDRILPTMDGEVSKQMQRILGKQGMTFKLGSKVTGAKVTNTGVTLSVEPAAGGTAEEIKADVVLVAIGRRAFTNGLGLDAVGVEMDNRGRVKIGKHFETNVPGIYAIGDVVEGPMLAHKAEEEGVALAELLAGQAGHVNHDLVPGVVYTWPEVAAVGKTEEELKAAGTAYKAGKFPFTANGRARASGTTDGFVKILADARTDKVLGVHMVGPNVSEMVAELAVAMEFSASAEDIARTCHAHPTLSEVTKEAALAVDGRALHI from the coding sequence ATGGCTGAAAGCACTTTCGACGTCGTCGTGGTCGGCGGCGGTCCCGGCGGGTATGTCTGCGCGATCCGTGCGGCGCAGCTCGGTTTCAAGGTTGCCTGCGTCGAGAAGCGCAGCGCGCTGGGCGGCACCTGCCTGAACGTCGGCTGCATCCCGTCCAAGGCGCTGCTCGCCGCGTCGGAGAAGTACGAGGAGGCCAAGCACGGCCTCGCCAAGTTCGGCATCAAGGTCGACGGCGTCGAGCTGGACCTGCCGGGCATGCTGTCCCACAAGGACAAGGTCGTCAAAGAGAACACCGGCGGCATCGAGTTCCTGTTCAAGAAGAACAAGATCGCCTGGCTGAAGGGTGCGGGCCGCATCACCGCCCCGAACACCGTCGAGGTCGAGGGCGTCGGCACCATCACGGCGTCCAAGGCCATCGTCATCGCCACCGGTTCTGAAGTCACCCCGCTGCCGGGCATCGAGATCGACGAGCAGAAGATCGTCTCCTCCACCGGCGCCCTGGAACTGCCGGAGGTGCCGAAGCGCCTCGTCGTCATCGGCGGCGGCGTGATCGGTCTGGAGCTGGGCTCGGTCTGGGGCCGCCTCGGCGCCGAGGTCACGGTCGTGGAGTTCCTCGACCGCATCCTGCCGACCATGGACGGTGAAGTGTCCAAGCAGATGCAGCGCATCCTCGGCAAGCAGGGCATGACCTTCAAGCTCGGCTCCAAGGTCACCGGCGCCAAGGTCACCAACACCGGCGTCACCCTGTCGGTCGAGCCCGCCGCCGGCGGCACCGCCGAGGAGATCAAGGCCGACGTCGTGCTGGTCGCCATCGGCCGCCGCGCCTTCACCAACGGCCTGGGTCTCGACGCCGTCGGCGTGGAGATGGACAACCGCGGCCGCGTGAAGATCGGCAAGCACTTCGAAACCAACGTGCCGGGCATCTACGCCATCGGTGACGTGGTCGAAGGCCCGATGCTGGCCCACAAGGCCGAGGAGGAGGGCGTCGCGCTCGCCGAGCTGCTGGCCGGGCAAGCGGGCCACGTCAACCACGACCTCGTCCCCGGTGTCGTCTACACGTGGCCGGAAGTGGCCGCGGTCGGCAAGACCGAGGAGGAGCTGAAGGCCGCCGGCACCGCCTACAAGGCTGGCAAGTTCCCCTTCACCGCCAACGGCCGCGCCCGCGCCAGCGGCACCACCGACGGCTTTGTGAAGATCCTGGCCGACGCGCGCACCGACAAGGTGCTGGGCGTCCACATGGTCGGCCCGAACGTGTCGGAGATGGTGGCCGAGCTGGCCGTGGCGATGGAGTTCAGCGCGTCCGCCGAGGACATCGCCCGCACCTGCCACGCCCACCCGACCCTGTCGGAAGTGACCAAGGAAGCCGCCCTCGCCGTGGACGGCCGCGCCCTGCACATCTAA
- a CDS encoding tyrosine recombinase XerC: MTGKQNPVLGFAAQPDVQDTLVHWRRWMESERNVSPHTLTAYIGDVATFLEFITGYQGKPPSMNDLAALTVTDFRSWLSHLAMKGIGSNSRSRALSSVRNLFRWLDRDGRLHNPAINTFSGPRIKRPAPKPLTVLDADRLLEESEKEPDEPWVGKRDRALFTLLYGCGLRISEALNLTRREAPLGETLRVTGKGNKERIVPVLPAVTEAVRAYMDACPYRQGPEAPLFVGVRGGQLAPAIAQRRMRDLRRLMGLPETATPHALRHSFATHLLADGGDLRAIQDLLGHASLSTTQRYTDVESEQLMQVYRSAHPRAKKV; this comes from the coding sequence ATGACCGGAAAACAGAATCCCGTCCTCGGTTTCGCCGCCCAGCCCGACGTGCAGGACACGCTGGTCCACTGGCGCCGCTGGATGGAGAGCGAGCGCAACGTCTCGCCCCACACGCTGACCGCCTACATCGGCGACGTCGCGACCTTTCTGGAGTTCATCACCGGCTATCAGGGGAAGCCGCCGTCGATGAACGACCTTGCCGCGCTGACCGTCACCGACTTCCGCTCCTGGCTGTCCCACCTCGCCATGAAGGGGATCGGCTCCAACAGCCGGTCGCGCGCCCTGTCGTCGGTGCGCAACCTGTTCCGCTGGCTGGACCGCGACGGGCGCCTGCACAACCCGGCGATCAACACCTTCTCCGGCCCGCGCATCAAGCGCCCGGCGCCGAAGCCGCTGACCGTGCTGGACGCCGACCGGCTGCTGGAGGAATCGGAGAAGGAGCCGGACGAACCGTGGGTCGGCAAGCGCGACCGGGCGCTGTTCACCCTGCTCTACGGCTGCGGCCTGCGCATCTCGGAGGCGCTGAACCTGACGCGGCGTGAGGCGCCGCTGGGCGAGACGCTGCGCGTCACCGGCAAGGGCAACAAGGAACGGATCGTCCCGGTGCTGCCGGCGGTGACGGAGGCGGTGCGGGCCTACATGGACGCCTGTCCTTACCGCCAGGGGCCGGAGGCGCCGCTGTTCGTCGGGGTGCGCGGCGGGCAACTCGCCCCGGCCATCGCGCAGCGGCGGATGCGCGACCTGCGCCGCCTGATGGGACTTCCGGAGACCGCGACGCCGCACGCGCTGCGGCACAGCTTCGCCACGCATCTGCTGGCGGACGGCGGGGATTTGCGGGCGATCCAGGATTTGCTCGGCCACGCCTCGCTGTCGACGACGCAGCGCTACACGGATGTGGAAAGTGAGCAGCTGATGCAGGTGTACCGCTCGGCGCACCCACGGGCGAAGAAGGTATGA
- a CDS encoding DUF484 family protein — protein sequence MGREPGHTPHRKDAPTAEEVHAYLRDHPDFLVHHGDLIHHLTPPSQDRGRGVVDLQAYMVERLRGEVRLLKDQQRELIGTSRANMNSQNRVHAAVLFLLDAQSFEQLIQTITTDLAVLLDLDVACLIVESNGHDTPHVQTSGVRVVEPGTVDRWLGKADVALNADIQGDPELYGPGAGLVRSEVLIRLQVSSETPDGMLAFGSREPDSFHGGQGTELVGFLARVVERVIRGWLELPA from the coding sequence ATGGGCCGGGAGCCGGGACACACCCCCCACCGGAAGGACGCGCCGACCGCCGAGGAGGTGCATGCCTACCTGCGGGACCATCCCGACTTCCTGGTCCATCACGGCGATCTGATCCACCACCTGACCCCGCCGTCGCAGGACCGCGGGCGCGGGGTGGTGGACCTGCAGGCGTACATGGTCGAGCGGCTGCGCGGCGAGGTGCGCCTGCTGAAGGACCAGCAGCGCGAGCTGATCGGCACCTCGCGCGCCAACATGAACAGCCAGAACCGCGTCCACGCGGCGGTGCTGTTCCTCCTCGACGCGCAGAGCTTCGAGCAGCTCATCCAGACCATCACCACCGATCTGGCGGTGCTGCTCGACCTGGATGTCGCCTGCCTGATCGTCGAGTCGAACGGCCACGACACCCCGCATGTCCAGACCTCCGGCGTGCGGGTGGTCGAACCGGGGACCGTCGACCGCTGGCTGGGCAAGGCCGACGTGGCGCTGAACGCCGACATCCAGGGCGACCCGGAGCTGTACGGCCCCGGCGCCGGGCTGGTGCGGTCGGAGGTTCTGATCCGCCTCCAGGTGTCCAGCGAGACGCCGGACGGCATGCTGGCCTTCGGCAGCCGCGAGCCGGACAGCTTCCACGGCGGCCAGGGCACCGAGCTGGTCGGTTTCCTCGCCCGCGTGGTCGAGCGGGTGATCCGCGGCTGGCTCGAACTGCCGGCCTGA